From Salinirubrum litoreum, one genomic window encodes:
- a CDS encoding glycosyltransferase family 2 protein produces MYRNHRVAVVVPAYNESGFVGDVLRGMPDYVDLVIAVDDDSTDDTWAEILTTAAETEPTAETATAVARHPDAPATPLTERATVSDRVGRVLPVQHRENQGAGGAIKTGYMAAVERQVDLIVTVDGDGQMDLSIMTRFLDPLIDGGAGYAKGNRLLYREFREQMPRFRFVGNLTLTFLTKIASGYWRMMDPQNGYTAISRDALVAIDLDDLYEYYGYCNDLLVKLNVAGVRIADVPMPARYGEEQSSIKYGTYIRRVSLMLLWNFLWRINAEFRSGRTLPTLAGYYLGAGLTGASLPLLLWTALPLAGVGVPAPPSPVSGLLSAVLAVLLGGGLLVAAMTLDRARNRPLEVQPSP; encoded by the coding sequence ATGTACCGGAACCACCGCGTCGCCGTCGTCGTGCCGGCGTACAACGAGAGCGGGTTCGTCGGCGACGTCCTCCGAGGGATGCCCGACTACGTCGATCTGGTGATCGCGGTCGACGACGACTCGACCGACGACACGTGGGCGGAGATTCTGACGACGGCCGCCGAGACCGAACCGACCGCCGAGACGGCGACCGCCGTCGCTCGTCACCCCGACGCGCCCGCGACGCCGCTCACAGAGCGGGCGACCGTGTCCGACCGGGTCGGGCGCGTCCTGCCGGTCCAGCACCGAGAGAACCAGGGCGCGGGTGGTGCGATCAAGACCGGCTACATGGCCGCCGTCGAACGACAGGTCGACCTGATCGTCACCGTCGACGGCGACGGCCAGATGGACCTCTCGATCATGACGCGCTTCCTCGACCCGCTGATCGACGGCGGGGCCGGCTACGCGAAGGGGAACCGGCTGCTCTACCGGGAGTTCCGCGAGCAGATGCCCCGGTTCCGGTTCGTCGGCAACCTCACCCTGACGTTCCTGACGAAGATCGCCAGCGGCTACTGGCGGATGATGGACCCGCAGAACGGCTACACGGCCATCTCGCGTGACGCACTCGTCGCCATCGACCTCGACGACCTCTACGAGTACTACGGCTACTGCAACGACCTCCTCGTGAAGCTGAACGTCGCGGGCGTCCGGATCGCGGACGTGCCGATGCCGGCCCGATACGGCGAGGAACAGAGCAGTATCAAGTACGGGACCTACATCCGGCGCGTGTCGTTGATGTTGCTGTGGAACTTCCTCTGGCGGATCAACGCCGAGTTTCGGAGCGGTCGCACGCTCCCGACGCTCGCCGGCTACTACCTCGGTGCGGGCCTGACGGGGGCGAGTCTGCCCCTCCTGCTGTGGACCGCGCTTCCCCTCGCGGGCGTCGGGGTGCCCGCGCCCCCCTCGCCGGTCTCGGGGCTGCTGTCGGCGGTACTCGCAGTGTTGCTCGGCGGCGGCCTGCTGGTGGCCGCGATGACGCTGGATCGCGCGCGGAACCGGCCGCTGGAGGTGCAACCCTCCCCGTGA
- a CDS encoding glycosyltransferase, whose protein sequence is MRFDDKNLLVVSHSYTTFAKQQIDLLAEQFANVVVFVRYNPVAEAADYLPIRWLEPYRKSSKIDEESPDNVEVHTTSLFYLPTDGGYRRLGDRHAERLCEQVRDHPLDFDLLHAHFTWTAGYAARAVSREFDIPFVLTVHANRGRFLDEYENGPEGVYETWRDADAVIRVNRRDLPKLREYSDNAVFVPNGYSRERFSLMDTYVARERLGLDPDADVVFSLGALKKRKGYNYLVDAIADLVERRGRAGDDTPLVCAIGGHGGQKRAIEKQIAERGLEGTVRLLGYIPEEDLSAWMNACDVFALPSTAEGNPTVMFEALGCGKPYVGSDVGGVGEIITDDRYGLLSDAGDVAGLADVIEDGLAREWDRELILSYAEQFTWQEVVAELLDLYESVLTGGEYGGLSVDHGDAVA, encoded by the coding sequence ATGCGCTTCGACGACAAGAACCTCCTCGTCGTCTCCCACTCGTACACCACGTTCGCGAAACAGCAGATCGACCTTCTCGCAGAACAGTTCGCCAACGTGGTCGTCTTCGTCCGGTACAACCCGGTCGCCGAGGCCGCCGACTACCTTCCGATCCGGTGGCTCGAACCGTACCGGAAGTCCTCGAAGATCGACGAAGAGTCCCCCGACAACGTCGAGGTTCACACGACGTCGCTCTTCTACCTCCCCACCGACGGCGGCTACCGTCGACTCGGCGACCGCCACGCGGAGCGACTCTGTGAGCAGGTTCGTGACCACCCCCTGGACTTCGACCTGCTCCACGCGCACTTCACCTGGACGGCGGGCTACGCCGCCAGAGCCGTGAGCCGCGAGTTCGACATCCCGTTCGTCCTGACGGTCCACGCGAACCGCGGCCGGTTCCTCGACGAGTACGAGAACGGCCCCGAGGGCGTCTACGAGACCTGGCGCGACGCGGACGCCGTGATCCGGGTGAACCGCCGGGACCTGCCGAAGCTACGGGAGTACAGCGACAACGCGGTGTTCGTTCCGAACGGCTACTCCCGCGAGCGGTTCAGCCTGATGGACACCTACGTCGCCCGCGAGCGGTTGGGCCTCGATCCCGACGCGGACGTGGTCTTCTCGCTCGGTGCGTTGAAGAAGCGGAAAGGCTACAACTACCTCGTCGACGCCATCGCGGACCTCGTGGAGCGCCGGGGGCGAGCCGGCGACGACACACCGCTCGTCTGTGCCATCGGCGGCCACGGTGGGCAGAAACGCGCCATCGAGAAGCAGATCGCAGAGCGTGGCTTAGAGGGAACGGTGCGGTTGCTCGGCTACATCCCGGAAGAAGACCTCTCGGCGTGGATGAACGCCTGTGACGTGTTCGCGCTCCCGAGCACGGCCGAAGGCAATCCGACCGTGATGTTCGAGGCGCTCGGCTGTGGAAAACCCTACGTCGGGTCGGACGTGGGCGGGGTCGGCGAGATCATCACCGACGACCGGTACGGCTTGCTGTCCGATGCGGGCGACGTGGCGGGCTTGGCAGACGTGATCGAAGACGGATTAGCCCGCGAGTGGGACCGCGAACTGATTCTCTCGTACGCCGAGCAGTTCACGTGGCAGGAGGTCGTCGCGGAACTGCTCGATCTGTACGAGTCGGTGCTGACCGGCGGCGAGTACGGCGGACTGTCCGTCGATCACGGCGATGCCGTGGCCTGA
- a CDS encoding glycosyltransferase family 4 protein — MAPLDVLLVGPAGHRTGGIAHYINHQHDLFDGAVRSRIHDTATPAPEGTVALAGLLGEERAVFWHKCYRTLRALARFPFRRRPDLVHVHASDDLSFLRAGLYVLVSALFWRVPVVLHVHGPTFDEFVADARPPLSWFQSLVFEQSDAVIVLSEYWAESLAGRVAPEKLVVLPNAVTPGDFEPRDDADPPRVVVVSNLVPRKGIAELFDAVDSLTDEGVEFEFVLAGDGPLRAEAEALAERHGTVTYHGYVSEAEKRRLLSEGTITVLASHAEGLPFALLEGMAGGNAVVATSVGSVPEVVGPENGRLVEPGDADALAAALGDLLADPETAREMGRRNRNLIEDRYAWDHVTDRLEALYREVVGRPGRQSD, encoded by the coding sequence GTGGCTCCACTCGACGTACTCTTGGTCGGTCCGGCAGGCCACAGAACCGGTGGCATCGCCCACTACATCAACCACCAGCACGACCTGTTCGACGGCGCAGTCCGGTCGCGGATTCACGACACTGCGACACCGGCACCCGAGGGGACGGTCGCACTCGCCGGACTGCTCGGCGAGGAACGGGCCGTCTTCTGGCACAAGTGCTACCGGACCCTCAGAGCCCTCGCTCGGTTTCCGTTCCGGCGGCGGCCCGACCTCGTCCACGTCCACGCCTCCGACGACCTCTCGTTTCTCCGGGCAGGGTTGTACGTCCTGGTGTCGGCTCTGTTCTGGCGGGTCCCGGTCGTGCTCCACGTCCACGGCCCGACCTTCGACGAGTTCGTCGCCGACGCTCGCCCCCCGCTATCGTGGTTTCAGTCGCTCGTCTTCGAGCAGAGCGACGCGGTGATCGTCCTCTCGGAGTACTGGGCAGAGAGCCTCGCCGGACGCGTCGCCCCGGAGAAGCTCGTCGTCCTCCCGAACGCCGTCACGCCCGGCGACTTCGAACCACGGGACGACGCCGATCCGCCGCGAGTGGTCGTCGTCTCGAATCTCGTCCCCCGGAAGGGGATCGCCGAGTTGTTCGACGCGGTCGACAGCCTCACCGACGAGGGTGTCGAGTTCGAGTTCGTACTGGCGGGTGACGGGCCGCTCCGGGCCGAAGCCGAGGCGCTGGCCGAACGGCACGGAACCGTCACCTACCACGGCTACGTCTCGGAGGCCGAGAAGCGCCGCCTGCTCTCCGAGGGAACGATCACCGTACTCGCGTCACACGCCGAGGGACTGCCCTTCGCCCTGCTGGAGGGGATGGCCGGCGGGAACGCCGTCGTCGCCACCAGCGTCGGGAGCGTCCCGGAGGTCGTCGGTCCCGAGAACGGGCGACTGGTCGAACCGGGTGACGCCGACGCACTCGCTGCGGCACTGGGTGACCTGCTCGCCGACCCCGAGACCGCCCGTGAGATGGGCAGACGCAACCGGAACCTGATCGAAGACCGCTACGCGTGGGACCACGTGACCGACCGCCTCGAAGCGCTGTACCGCGAGGTAGTGGGTAGGCCGGGTCGGCAGAGCGACTGA
- a CDS encoding alkaline phosphatase family protein, whose translation MSGPAVVIGLDGVPWDFIERWTDDGHLPNFARLREEGAAGPCQSTVPALTALAWPSITTGVRPDKHGLYAFSGLQPNYSHSLNTSRQSRHPAMWDALRSVVVNVPMTYPASDIDGIMITGMMTPDGSPQFTHPPEFRDRLESDYPDYRIGLDWKAYYGRPTELAADLGEVLSTRRRLMNDLLDEDFELFFFVYTEPDRLQHLVWDEDLLRSHYERLDDVIGDALAHVEANDGTLYVVSDHGFGPVKRQVNLNTILRDAGFLTPASDDGVRGLLSRAGLTKSRVLDGLEKVGVSENHLVRYLPRQLVDSAAATVPGDHGMYDVNHGETDVFAHGMGNIYINTTDRFDAGTVAPSERDRVKTEIVELFRSVQDPETGERPLRVADGDDLFPTDPDSPDLVVEAGENYTVSTGKLTTAAFSSPTNLAADHKPEGIFLAWGPDIAAGVTPEDATVYDFAPTVLHGMGEPVPDDADGRVLSEIFTPGSSPAETPVASANYGDRVSDGDDEEDDFSGVEDRLKGLGYME comes from the coding sequence ATGAGCGGTCCGGCCGTGGTCATCGGTCTCGACGGTGTCCCCTGGGATTTCATCGAGCGATGGACCGACGACGGCCATCTCCCGAACTTCGCCCGCCTCCGCGAGGAGGGGGCCGCTGGGCCGTGTCAGAGTACGGTGCCGGCGCTGACGGCGCTCGCGTGGCCGTCGATCACTACCGGTGTCCGGCCGGACAAGCACGGGTTGTACGCGTTCAGCGGGTTGCAGCCGAACTACAGCCACTCGCTCAACACGAGTCGGCAGTCCCGTCACCCAGCGATGTGGGACGCACTTCGGTCGGTGGTAGTTAATGTCCCGATGACCTACCCTGCCAGCGACATCGACGGCATCATGATTACCGGCATGATGACGCCGGACGGATCGCCACAGTTCACTCACCCGCCGGAGTTCCGGGATCGATTGGAAAGCGACTATCCCGACTACCGCATCGGTCTGGACTGGAAGGCGTATTACGGCCGGCCGACCGAACTCGCTGCGGACCTCGGTGAGGTGCTCTCGACCCGTCGTCGGTTGATGAACGACCTGCTGGACGAGGACTTCGAACTGTTCTTCTTCGTCTATACCGAACCGGATCGGCTCCAGCACCTCGTCTGGGACGAAGACTTGCTCCGCAGCCACTACGAGCGACTCGACGACGTGATCGGCGACGCGCTCGCACACGTTGAGGCGAACGACGGGACGCTGTACGTCGTCTCCGACCACGGCTTTGGGCCGGTGAAGCGACAGGTGAACCTCAACACGATCCTTCGCGACGCCGGGTTCCTCACTCCCGCGAGTGACGACGGCGTCCGAGGCTTGCTGTCACGAGCAGGTCTCACGAAGTCGCGCGTGCTCGATGGTCTCGAGAAGGTCGGGGTCAGCGAGAACCACCTCGTCAGATACCTGCCGCGACAGTTGGTCGATTCTGCGGCCGCGACGGTCCCCGGTGATCACGGGATGTACGACGTAAACCACGGCGAGACGGACGTGTTCGCCCATGGCATGGGTAACATCTATATCAACACGACCGATCGATTCGACGCCGGCACGGTGGCCCCCAGCGAACGTGATCGGGTCAAGACGGAGATCGTCGAATTGTTCCGGTCTGTCCAGGACCCTGAGACCGGCGAACGCCCGCTCCGGGTCGCCGACGGCGACGACCTTTTCCCGACAGATCCGGACTCACCGGACCTCGTCGTCGAAGCTGGCGAGAACTACACGGTCAGCACCGGAAAGCTGACCACGGCGGCGTTTAGCTCCCCAACGAACCTCGCCGCCGACCACAAGCCCGAGGGTATCTTCCTCGCGTGGGGGCCAGACATCGCGGCCGGCGTGACACCCGAAGACGCGACTGTCTACGACTTCGCACCCACCGTCCTCCACGGAATGGGAGAACCCGTGCCGGACGACGCTGACGGTCGCGTCCTCTCCGAAATCTTCACGCCGGGATCCAGCCCTGCCGAGACTCCGGTCGCGTCGGCCAACTACGGTGATCGAGTCTCCGACGGAGACGACGAGGAAGATGACTTCAGCGGCGTCGAGGACCGACTCAAAGGCCTCGGCTATATGGAGTGA
- a CDS encoding oligosaccharide flippase family protein, whose amino-acid sequence MFVDQDDVSKLLSSASLVVAGSLIYSVAQLFERIIIARALDPGAYGEVSIGLTVMGISATFALLGFSQGIPRFMSKFENPTDVRGTLATGLLVAVITTTLITAILLLNAEFLARTFLDPGTPSSLITLFALAVPFVVLMRLGIGGIRGQENTRYKVYAENLLYPGLRLGLIAGLLGLGYGIQAAGYAYLTAAAVSAVFAVYMLHRLFPLVGDFSLHTREMLTFSAPLVVSSLLSVIFSQTDTLMIGYFHPSEEVGFYSAAYPLATGLNLVLTSFGFMYLPVATRLDTGNKREEVDAVYKLTTKWIFVLTFPLFLTLAFFSSDVLTVVFGAEYAVAGLTLTILTIGYFTHAAAGRSKETFSALGFTKYVLLVNAISFGLNFVLNLLLIPDLARVGAAIGSATAYILGNVITLLILNRNFGISPFSRWSIRTFVALPVVMLPLAYLVSQNVEGTFPILAVFGITSAALTLVVLTLSGGLQPEDIIPVEYVETALGVRIPYIRRFIPEDDSILE is encoded by the coding sequence ATGTTCGTCGACCAAGACGACGTATCGAAGTTACTCTCGAGCGCGTCCCTCGTCGTCGCCGGGTCGCTGATCTACTCGGTCGCACAACTGTTCGAGCGGATCATCATCGCCCGGGCGCTCGACCCCGGTGCGTACGGTGAGGTGTCGATCGGACTCACAGTCATGGGCATCAGCGCGACGTTCGCGTTGCTCGGGTTCAGCCAGGGGATCCCACGGTTCATGTCGAAGTTCGAGAACCCGACAGACGTTCGGGGAACGCTGGCGACGGGCCTGCTCGTCGCGGTCATCACCACCACGCTGATCACTGCGATCCTCCTGTTGAACGCCGAGTTCCTCGCGCGGACGTTTCTCGACCCCGGCACACCGTCGAGTCTGATCACCCTCTTTGCGCTGGCGGTGCCGTTCGTCGTCCTCATGCGACTCGGGATCGGCGGTATCCGTGGCCAGGAGAACACCCGCTACAAGGTATACGCGGAGAATCTGCTGTACCCCGGACTCAGGCTCGGCTTGATCGCGGGGCTGCTCGGTCTCGGTTACGGCATCCAGGCGGCTGGTTACGCCTACCTCACGGCCGCTGCCGTCTCGGCGGTGTTTGCGGTCTATATGCTCCACCGGTTGTTCCCGCTCGTCGGTGACTTCTCCCTGCACACCCGCGAGATGCTGACGTTTTCGGCCCCGCTCGTCGTCTCGTCGCTCCTCTCGGTGATCTTCTCACAGACGGACACGCTGATGATCGGCTACTTCCACCCCAGCGAGGAGGTCGGCTTCTACAGCGCGGCCTACCCGCTGGCGACCGGGCTGAACCTCGTCCTGACCTCCTTCGGGTTCATGTACCTCCCGGTGGCAACCCGGCTCGACACCGGGAACAAACGCGAGGAGGTCGACGCGGTGTACAAGCTGACGACGAAATGGATCTTCGTCCTCACGTTCCCACTGTTTCTCACGCTGGCGTTCTTCTCCAGTGACGTTCTTACTGTCGTCTTCGGGGCCGAGTACGCTGTCGCGGGCCTGACGCTGACGATCCTGACGATCGGCTACTTCACTCACGCGGCCGCCGGTCGGAGCAAGGAGACCTTCTCCGCGCTCGGATTCACGAAGTACGTCCTACTGGTCAACGCCATCTCGTTCGGCCTGAACTTCGTCTTGAACCTCCTCCTGATCCCCGACCTGGCACGCGTCGGGGCAGCTATCGGCTCGGCGACGGCCTACATCCTCGGCAACGTGATCACGCTCCTGATCTTGAACCGGAACTTCGGTATCTCGCCGTTCTCGCGCTGGTCGATCCGGACGTTCGTCGCACTCCCGGTCGTGATGCTTCCGCTCGCGTACCTCGTCTCACAGAACGTCGAGGGAACGTTTCCGATCCTCGCTGTCTTCGGGATCACGAGTGCGGCTCTGACACTGGTCGTCCTGACGCTGTCCGGCGGTCTGCAACCGGAGGACATCATCCCGGTCGAGTACGTCGAGACGGCACTCGGCGTCAGAATTCCCTACATCCGACGGTTCATCCCCGAAGACGACTCGATCCTCGAGTGA
- a CDS encoding ATP-grasp domain-containing protein, producing the protein MDRQTVLIPGAGGAAGVGAMRSLRRAGFEGRLVATDADETAAGLYLADEGFVVPRANEEDFLPTARAVIEQAGVDVILPTTGYDLPRYAEIREELADEGVTAVVSSPETIDTCTDKLAFHDALADDYPFPRTATDPDELDTYPCFVKPVAGKGSRHVALCETPEEAHRAMDTGEPMLVQEYLPGEEYTVDVLSDLDGEPLVALPRVRMETKGGISFKGRTVLDDEIRTICRGIARDLGLVGPSCMQLKRDAEGTPRLVEVNPRLGGGTVIATHAGVNLPHLTLRLAAGESVTVPEPEEIVVSRFWDELVVQPDELTELER; encoded by the coding sequence ATGGATCGACAGACAGTACTGATTCCGGGGGCGGGCGGCGCGGCCGGCGTCGGGGCGATGCGGTCGCTCCGGCGGGCCGGCTTCGAGGGCCGACTCGTCGCAACCGACGCCGACGAGACCGCCGCCGGTCTCTACCTCGCCGACGAGGGGTTCGTCGTCCCGCGCGCGAACGAGGAAGACTTCCTCCCGACGGCGCGAGCGGTGATCGAACAGGCCGGCGTGGACGTGATCCTGCCGACCACCGGCTACGATCTACCACGCTACGCAGAGATCCGCGAGGAGTTGGCAGACGAGGGCGTCACGGCGGTCGTCAGCAGTCCCGAGACGATCGACACCTGCACGGACAAACTGGCCTTCCACGACGCGCTTGCCGACGACTACCCCTTCCCCCGAACCGCGACCGATCCCGACGAACTGGACACGTACCCGTGTTTCGTCAAGCCGGTCGCCGGAAAGGGGAGCCGCCACGTCGCGCTGTGTGAGACGCCCGAGGAAGCCCACAGAGCGATGGACACCGGCGAACCGATGCTGGTCCAGGAGTACCTCCCCGGCGAGGAGTACACCGTCGACGTCCTCTCGGACCTGGACGGCGAGCCACTCGTGGCACTGCCGCGCGTCCGGATGGAGACGAAAGGCGGGATCAGCTTCAAGGGTCGGACCGTCTTGGACGACGAGATTCGGACGATCTGTCGCGGCATCGCCCGCGATCTGGGGCTGGTCGGTCCCTCGTGTATGCAACTGAAGCGTGACGCAGAGGGGACGCCGCGACTGGTCGAGGTGAACCCCCGTCTCGGCGGCGGGACGGTCATCGCCACCCACGCCGGCGTCAACCTCCCGCATCTCACCCTCAGACTGGCGGCCGGCGAGTCGGTCACGGTGCCCGAACCGGAAGAGATCGTGGTCTCCCGCTTCTGGGACGAACTGGTGGTACAGCCCGACGAACTCACGGAACTAGAACGATGA
- a CDS encoding PHP domain-containing protein: protein MSSVISTESVADLPSEVRRGGDWHMHTDYTDGQSSVADYCRRAVEAGPALLCFSEHVRRELDYDFDALRRDVAQAREAYPTLTILLGCEAKVLDSEGTLDVSDDVLRQVDVVTGVFHSFPEVSVAEYVDAACALVANPVVDVYGHPTLLPTRRGLDLTADDWSQVVATAVEHDTAIEVNSRYDLPRADLVGVTRTHDASVVVGSDAHEASQLQSTQELQKRWKWIDRQY from the coding sequence GTGAGCAGTGTGATCTCCACCGAGTCGGTCGCGGACCTCCCGAGCGAGGTTCGGCGCGGGGGCGACTGGCACATGCACACCGACTACACCGACGGGCAGAGTTCGGTCGCGGACTACTGCCGACGCGCAGTGGAGGCGGGTCCCGCCCTGCTCTGTTTCTCCGAACACGTCCGGCGGGAGTTGGACTACGACTTCGACGCCCTCCGGCGTGACGTAGCGCAGGCCCGCGAGGCGTATCCGACCCTCACGATCCTCCTCGGCTGTGAGGCGAAAGTGCTGGACAGCGAGGGGACGCTGGACGTGTCCGACGACGTGCTGCGACAGGTGGACGTCGTGACCGGCGTCTTCCACAGTTTCCCCGAGGTGAGCGTCGCGGAGTACGTCGACGCCGCCTGCGCGCTGGTCGCGAACCCTGTCGTGGACGTGTATGGACATCCTACTCTGCTCCCGACGCGGCGGGGACTCGACCTGACGGCCGACGACTGGTCGCAGGTGGTCGCTACGGCGGTCGAACACGACACGGCGATCGAGGTGAACAGTCGATACGACCTGCCGCGAGCCGACCTCGTGGGGGTCACGAGAACGCACGACGCGAGCGTGGTCGTCGGCAGTGACGCCCACGAAGCCTCTCAATTACAAAGTACACAGGAGTTGCAGAAACGATGGAAATGGATCGACAGACAGTACTGA
- a CDS encoding PIG-L deacetylase family protein codes for MKVLAFGAHPDDVEVGMGGTVARHADRGDTVTMVVATSFPDNEQDERWREARDAVEILGCELDILDVPLDDIRYDRQLVGEVDHLLEYYDPEVVYVPWHYDSHQDHRHLARAVIAATRKNHESVYMYGPTIPGGITPHEFRPQHYVDVTDSIDRKIDSLRAHGSQVEKHGETWLEAVRGRAAYRGYEANCDYAEAFEVVKQHADL; via the coding sequence ATGAAGGTACTCGCATTCGGCGCACACCCGGACGACGTAGAGGTTGGCATGGGCGGCACGGTCGCCCGCCACGCAGACAGAGGCGACACGGTGACGATGGTCGTCGCCACGAGCTTCCCCGACAACGAGCAGGACGAACGCTGGCGTGAAGCCCGCGACGCAGTCGAGATTCTCGGCTGTGAGTTGGACATCCTGGACGTGCCACTCGACGACATCAGGTACGACAGACAGTTGGTCGGCGAGGTCGACCACCTGCTGGAGTACTACGACCCCGAGGTCGTCTACGTCCCGTGGCACTACGACTCCCACCAGGACCACCGCCACCTCGCCCGCGCGGTGATCGCGGCGACCCGGAAGAACCACGAGTCCGTCTACATGTACGGACCGACGATCCCCGGGGGGATCACGCCCCACGAGTTCCGGCCGCAACACTACGTGGACGTGACCGACTCGATCGACCGGAAGATCGACAGCCTGCGGGCTCACGGCTCGCAGGTCGAGAAGCACGGCGAGACCTGGCTGGAGGCTGTCCGGGGCCGGGCGGCGTACAGGGGCTACGAGGCCAACTGTGACTACGCCGAGGCGTTCGAGGTCGTCAAACAGCACGCGGACCTGTGA
- a CDS encoding DUF354 domain-containing protein, with the protein MRVLVTIQHPGHVHFFRNAIAEWRAEGHAVHVCVREKSVATALLDAYDVEHTVLAGATDGFLDLAVTQLVWEAKLLGEARRFDPDVLVAIAEPGVTHVAPLVGAESLLFVDTEHGTLQNRLAFPFADRICVPDCYFGDLPATAVRYPGYHELAYLHPNRFTPDPEILRAHGVDPDERLIVLRTVAWGAAHDFGQSGLGGIEAVVEELEASGGRVVVSAEADVPESLADRRYDVPPEHMHHLLAHAELFVGESATMAAESAVLGTPAVYISNWELGYTRDLERYGLLFSFVDEDRETRQREGLAVAREILTGGEPPVPATDDVLASTGESWAERRARLLAEKVDTTQVIHEQVADLAGVGEQAGEPTRDVRSEGTVGGGRP; encoded by the coding sequence GTGAGAGTCCTCGTCACCATCCAGCATCCCGGCCACGTCCACTTCTTCCGGAACGCCATCGCCGAGTGGCGCGCCGAGGGCCACGCGGTCCACGTCTGCGTCCGCGAGAAGAGCGTCGCCACGGCCCTGCTGGACGCCTACGACGTCGAGCACACGGTCCTCGCGGGTGCGACAGACGGCTTCCTCGATCTGGCCGTGACACAACTGGTCTGGGAGGCGAAACTCCTCGGAGAAGCCCGGCGGTTCGACCCCGACGTGCTGGTCGCCATCGCCGAACCGGGCGTGACCCACGTCGCACCACTCGTCGGTGCCGAGAGCCTGCTCTTCGTAGACACCGAACACGGAACCCTGCAGAATCGGCTCGCGTTCCCCTTCGCGGACCGGATCTGCGTGCCGGACTGCTACTTCGGCGACCTGCCGGCGACGGCGGTCCGGTACCCAGGGTATCACGAACTCGCGTATCTCCACCCGAACCGGTTCACGCCGGACCCCGAGATACTGCGCGCTCACGGCGTCGACCCCGACGAGCGATTGATCGTCCTGCGGACGGTCGCGTGGGGGGCGGCCCACGACTTCGGCCAGTCGGGACTCGGTGGGATCGAGGCGGTAGTCGAAGAACTGGAAGCCTCGGGCGGGCGGGTCGTCGTCTCGGCGGAGGCCGACGTGCCCGAGTCGCTGGCCGACCGGCGGTACGACGTGCCGCCCGAGCACATGCACCACCTGCTGGCCCACGCCGAGTTGTTCGTGGGCGAGAGCGCGACGATGGCCGCCGAGTCCGCCGTGTTGGGCACGCCGGCCGTCTACATCTCGAACTGGGAACTCGGCTACACGCGTGATCTGGAACGGTACGGCCTGCTGTTCAGCTTCGTGGACGAGGACCGCGAGACGCGACAGCGCGAAGGGCTGGCGGTCGCGCGGGAGATTCTGACCGGCGGAGAGCCGCCGGTGCCGGCGACCGACGACGTGTTGGCCTCGACAGGGGAGTCGTGGGCCGAACGTCGGGCCAGACTCCTCGCCGAGAAGGTCGACACGACCCAAGTGATCCACGAGCAGGTAGCCGACCTCGCGGGCGTCGGCGAGCAGGCGGGCGAGCCGACGAGAGACGTGCGGAGCGAGGGGACGGTCGGAGGTGGTCGGCCGTGA